One part of the Corynebacterium sp. CNCTC7651 genome encodes these proteins:
- a CDS encoding class II 3-deoxy-7-phosphoheptulonate synthase, which yields MSWTIDIPKEVLPDLPPLPGDLNEKWVDVLSRDAKQQPSWDPDQANYVRKILESVPPVVLAPEVESLKGQLADVALGKAFMLQGGDCAETFESNTEPHIRANIRTLLQMAAVLTYGASMPVVKLGRIAGQYAKPRSSDRDENGLLNYRGDIVNGVEPTEEARRHDPARMIRAYANSSAAMNLVRALVTSGTADLHHINDWNREFVRRSPAGARYEALGREISRSLAFMDACGVNDEHLRTSEIYASHEALLVDYERSMLRLAENGKGETKLYDLSAHQLWIGERTRGIDDFHVNFAALIDNPVGIKLGPSTTPEQAVAYADKIDPNREPGRLTMITRMGHENIRTVLPPIVKAVEASGHKVVWQSDPMHGNTFTASNGYKTRHFDKIIDEVQGFFEVHRALGTHPGGIHVEATGENVTECLGGAQDITDVDLPGRYESAVDPRLNTEQALELAFLVAEMLRY from the coding sequence GGATCCGGACCAGGCGAACTACGTGCGCAAGATCCTGGAATCCGTGCCGCCGGTGGTCCTCGCCCCCGAGGTGGAGTCCCTGAAGGGCCAGCTGGCGGACGTGGCGCTGGGCAAGGCGTTCATGCTCCAGGGCGGCGACTGCGCTGAGACGTTCGAGTCCAACACGGAGCCGCACATCCGCGCCAACATCCGCACTCTGCTGCAGATGGCGGCGGTGCTCACCTACGGCGCGTCCATGCCCGTGGTCAAGCTCGGCCGCATCGCCGGCCAGTACGCCAAGCCGCGTTCCTCCGACCGGGATGAGAACGGCCTGCTGAACTACCGCGGCGACATTGTCAACGGCGTGGAGCCCACCGAGGAAGCCCGCCGCCACGACCCGGCCCGCATGATCCGCGCGTACGCCAACTCTTCCGCGGCGATGAACCTGGTTCGCGCGCTGGTGACTTCCGGCACTGCGGACCTGCACCACATCAACGACTGGAACCGCGAGTTTGTGCGCCGCTCCCCGGCGGGCGCGCGCTATGAGGCGCTTGGCCGCGAGATTTCCCGCTCCCTCGCATTCATGGATGCCTGCGGCGTGAACGATGAGCACTTGCGCACCTCCGAAATCTACGCGTCTCACGAGGCCCTCTTGGTGGACTACGAGCGTTCGATGCTCCGCCTCGCGGAAAACGGCAAGGGCGAGACCAAGCTGTATGACCTGTCTGCGCACCAGCTCTGGATCGGCGAGCGCACCCGCGGCATCGATGATTTCCACGTGAACTTCGCCGCCCTCATCGACAACCCGGTGGGCATCAAGCTCGGCCCCTCCACCACCCCGGAGCAGGCCGTGGCGTATGCGGACAAGATCGACCCGAACCGTGAGCCGGGCCGTCTGACCATGATCACCCGCATGGGCCACGAGAACATCCGCACGGTCCTGCCCCCGATTGTGAAGGCTGTGGAGGCTTCCGGCCACAAGGTGGTCTGGCAGTCCGACCCGATGCACGGCAACACCTTCACCGCATCCAACGGCTACAAGACCCGCCATTTTGACAAGATCATTGACGAGGTACAGGGCTTCTTCGAGGTCCACCGCGCGCTGGGCACCCACCCGGGCGGCATCCACGTTGAGGCGACGGGCGAGAACGTCACGGAGTGCCTCGGCGGCGCCCAGGACATCACGGACGTGGATCTGCCGGGCCGCTACGAGTCCGCCGTGGACCCGCGCCTGAACACCGAGCAGGCCCTCGAGCTGGCCTTCCTGGTCGCGGAGATGTTGCGCTACTAG